The following are from one region of the Elusimicrobiota bacterium genome:
- the pilO gene encoding type 4a pilus biogenesis protein PilO, with product MAMQLTKQQQQYLGAGAVLFVVFIGLYVKFFWLPIAQAKAEAAAKIEEIEAKIAKAKQQAARLERLQAEIASLNERAAEAEKRLPKTKSVPDILLTLSALAQKNRVIIQSFAPGPMRSQTYFIELQYPLAVRGSYHNVGRFLAALSLEERIFNISNVSYPAADGTGDMIVTFTLLSYQYKG from the coding sequence ATGGCCATGCAGCTCACGAAACAGCAGCAGCAGTACCTCGGCGCGGGCGCCGTGCTGTTCGTCGTCTTCATCGGCCTCTACGTCAAGTTCTTCTGGCTCCCGATCGCTCAGGCCAAGGCCGAGGCGGCCGCGAAGATCGAGGAGATCGAGGCCAAGATCGCGAAGGCCAAGCAGCAGGCGGCCCGTCTCGAGCGCCTGCAGGCCGAGATCGCGAGCCTCAACGAGCGGGCGGCCGAGGCCGAGAAGCGCCTGCCCAAGACGAAGTCCGTTCCCGACATCCTGCTCACGCTCTCCGCGCTCGCGCAGAAGAACCGCGTCATCATCCAGAGCTTCGCGCCCGGGCCGATGAGGAGCCAGACCTATTTCATCGAGCTGCAGTACCCGCTGGCGGTGCGCGGCTCGTATCACAACGTCGGCCGGTTCCTTGCCGCCCTTTCACTGGAGGAACGCATCTTCAACATCAGCAACGTGAGCTACCCGGCGGCGGACGGGACCGGAGACATGATCGTGACCTTCACCCTGCTCTCCTACCAGTATAAAGGATGA
- a CDS encoding HAD family hydrolase has product MKSLLFDYGGTLDADGTTWLERFLPLYKEAGLNVPQERLERAFYDSDDNLHARHALKGLDLAQTVRLQVEDVVRAVAPERGGLIDPITDRFVADCRGQFKRLTPVLARLSARYRLGVVSNFYGNLDGLLAAEGLRPYFSVVADSGVLGVIKPEAAIFLHAAKAVGADPADCVMVGDSIKRDMKGAEGVGMKRALISAADTAPDAGQDWTIRSVADLEAVLG; this is encoded by the coding sequence ATGAAGTCCCTGCTGTTCGACTATGGGGGGACCCTCGACGCCGATGGAACCACCTGGCTCGAGCGCTTCCTCCCCCTTTATAAGGAAGCCGGCTTGAACGTGCCTCAGGAACGGCTCGAGCGCGCCTTCTACGATTCGGACGACAACCTGCACGCCCGCCACGCGCTCAAAGGCCTGGACCTCGCGCAGACCGTGCGCTTGCAGGTCGAGGACGTCGTCAGAGCCGTGGCCCCGGAGCGGGGCGGCCTCATCGATCCCATCACGGACCGTTTCGTCGCCGACTGCCGCGGCCAGTTCAAGCGCCTGACCCCCGTGCTCGCCCGCCTCTCCGCGCGCTACCGGCTCGGCGTCGTGTCCAATTTCTACGGCAACCTCGACGGCTTGCTCGCGGCCGAGGGCCTGCGTCCTTACTTCTCGGTCGTGGCCGACTCCGGGGTGCTCGGGGTGATCAAGCCCGAGGCCGCGATCTTCCTCCACGCCGCGAAGGCCGTCGGCGCGGATCCGGCGGACTGCGTCATGGTCGGCGACTCGATCAAGCGCGACATGAAGGGCGCCGAAGGCGTCGGGATGAAGCGGGCCCTCATCTCGGCCGCCGACACGGCGCCCGACGCCGGCCAGGACTGGACCATCCGCTCGGTCGCCGACCTCGAGGCCGTCCTCGGATGA
- a CDS encoding PilN domain-containing protein: protein MIKINLVPAEILAKAKQRQLLLQASVIGGLMALVLVLVSFGHWYGKRSLERDLATNEAELKRLDRVVKQVEELEKAAAAVRARLGVIEDLLLGRAFYPIFMSEFARSVPAGIKVNSMGTAAVTPGTIKLLISGVANSNEDIAAWVKTLEKNPKFGLIELGAVTVSGTSYNFGMTATYTSK from the coding sequence ATGATCAAGATCAACCTCGTACCCGCGGAGATCCTCGCCAAGGCCAAGCAGCGCCAGCTGCTGCTCCAGGCGTCCGTCATCGGCGGCTTGATGGCCCTGGTGCTCGTCCTCGTCTCCTTCGGGCACTGGTACGGCAAGCGTTCCCTGGAGAGGGACCTCGCCACGAACGAGGCCGAGCTCAAGCGTCTCGACCGCGTCGTCAAGCAGGTCGAGGAGCTCGAGAAGGCGGCTGCCGCCGTGCGCGCGCGTCTCGGCGTGATCGAGGACCTCCTGCTCGGGCGCGCCTTCTACCCCATCTTCATGTCCGAGTTCGCCCGCTCGGTCCCGGCGGGCATCAAGGTCAATTCGATGGGCACGGCGGCGGTGACGCCCGGCACCATCAAGCTCCTCATCAGCGGCGTCGCGAACTCCAACGAGGACATCGCGGCCTGGGTGAAGACCCTGGAGAAGAACCCCAAGTTCGGCCTGATCGAGCTCGGGGCCGTGACCGTGTCCGGGACGTCGTACAACTTCGGGATGACGGCGACGTACACGAGCAAATAA
- the pilM gene encoding type IV pilus assembly protein PilM, with translation MPKIEEVKEKLGALKGLAEMFLGPKDVVGIDVGSYAVKIVHFKLEAGVYQLKAWGHLPLGAKADAGPDEKKAAVINALRAFFIEKGVKVKEIATSLSGNAVIVRYVKFPRLTKVELMSTLATEAEPFIPFDINEVQLGFHILSEIVEDGQKKMETVLVAAKRELVVQRLEILQGAGLTPAIIDVDSFALENVHEKTRDAKEGPGATLYLNIGHMVTNLSIVENGVTRVVRDMFIAGNTMTKAIMKAFQCDAAKAEELKHSRGVFVDPAEKEKALADGDRDGLGVSQAVGQVARDLVAEVHRSVDFYLSQGPDRSIGRIMLTGGTARLKNLDKHLAQELKVPVSALNPFTLAKGGDAVPEALAPSFGVAAGLALRSNRDWE, from the coding sequence ATGCCTAAAATCGAGGAGGTCAAGGAGAAGCTCGGAGCCCTCAAGGGGCTCGCCGAGATGTTCCTCGGCCCCAAGGACGTCGTCGGCATCGACGTCGGCTCCTATGCGGTCAAGATCGTCCACTTCAAGCTCGAGGCCGGCGTGTACCAGCTCAAGGCCTGGGGCCATCTGCCCCTCGGCGCGAAAGCGGACGCGGGTCCCGACGAGAAGAAGGCGGCCGTGATCAACGCGCTGCGCGCCTTCTTCATCGAGAAGGGCGTCAAGGTCAAGGAGATCGCGACCTCCCTGTCCGGCAACGCCGTGATCGTGCGCTACGTCAAGTTCCCGCGCCTGACCAAGGTGGAGCTCATGTCGACCTTGGCCACCGAGGCCGAGCCGTTCATCCCTTTCGACATCAACGAAGTCCAGCTCGGCTTCCACATCCTCAGCGAGATCGTCGAGGACGGCCAGAAGAAGATGGAGACCGTGCTCGTCGCGGCCAAGCGCGAGCTCGTCGTCCAGCGCCTCGAGATCCTGCAGGGCGCCGGTCTGACCCCCGCGATCATCGACGTGGACAGCTTCGCCCTCGAGAACGTCCATGAGAAGACCCGCGACGCGAAGGAAGGCCCCGGCGCGACGCTCTACCTCAATATCGGCCACATGGTGACGAACCTGTCGATCGTAGAGAACGGGGTCACGCGCGTGGTGCGCGACATGTTCATCGCCGGCAACACGATGACGAAGGCGATCATGAAGGCCTTCCAGTGCGACGCCGCCAAGGCCGAGGAGCTCAAGCACTCGCGCGGCGTGTTCGTCGATCCCGCGGAGAAGGAGAAGGCCCTCGCCGACGGCGATCGCGACGGCCTCGGCGTGTCCCAGGCCGTCGGCCAGGTCGCGCGCGACCTCGTCGCCGAGGTCCACCGCTCCGTCGACTTCTACCTTTCGCAGGGGCCGGACCGCTCGATCGGCCGCATCATGCTCACGGGCGGCACCGCGCGCCTCAAGAACCTCGACAAGCACCTCGCGCAGGAGCTGAAGGTCCCCGTGTCCGCGCTCAACCCCTTCACGCTCGCCAAGGGCGGAGACGCCGTACCGGAGGCCCTGGCCCCATCGTTCGGCGTCGCGGCGGGGCTCGCGCTCCGTTCGAACCGGGACTGGGAATAG
- a CDS encoding glycosyltransferase family 4 protein: protein MKPAPTKVVMVSAGFWPAVGGAERQALELSRALRARGVEASVLTRRVGGAAPREEVHGVPVRRLRVYGTGALDSLCFLFGALGWLLKHGGEYDAIHAHLAGSPALAAALAGRWLGKPVLVKLGGGRGIGELAASSRTALGRAKLRLLTLLRPRFLAVVPDLAAEAREHLGGADIEVLPNGVDADRFKAVSPEEKRALRARLGWSGTVFLYTGRLSWEKRLPWFAKVWEEATKGREATLVLVGDGPEVIARSERVRVLPSVDDAAGLYAAADAFVLPSVSEGLSNSLLEAMASGLPVVASAVGGTAQILEDGKTGLLFGKDDEKKAIQQIERILNDNESRTRIGAAARLEVERRYAMPIVVERLLDLYRENP from the coding sequence ATGAAGCCCGCGCCGACGAAGGTCGTCATGGTCAGCGCCGGCTTCTGGCCCGCCGTGGGCGGCGCGGAGCGGCAGGCCCTCGAGCTCTCCCGCGCCCTGCGCGCCCGCGGCGTCGAAGCGAGCGTCCTCACGCGCCGCGTCGGCGGCGCCGCCCCGCGCGAGGAGGTCCACGGCGTGCCGGTGCGGCGCCTGCGCGTGTACGGGACCGGCGCGCTCGACTCGCTGTGCTTCCTCTTCGGCGCCCTCGGCTGGCTGCTCAAGCACGGGGGGGAGTACGACGCGATCCACGCCCACCTCGCCGGCTCGCCCGCGCTGGCGGCCGCCCTGGCCGGACGCTGGCTGGGCAAGCCCGTGCTGGTCAAGCTCGGCGGCGGCCGCGGCATCGGCGAGCTCGCCGCCTCCTCGCGCACCGCCCTCGGCCGGGCGAAGCTGCGCCTGCTGACCTTGCTCAGGCCTCGCTTCCTCGCCGTGGTGCCGGACCTCGCCGCCGAGGCGCGGGAGCATCTCGGCGGCGCCGATATCGAGGTCCTGCCCAACGGCGTGGATGCGGACCGGTTCAAAGCGGTCTCTCCGGAGGAGAAACGGGCCCTGCGCGCCCGCCTGGGCTGGAGCGGGACGGTCTTCCTCTACACCGGGCGCCTGTCGTGGGAGAAGCGGCTGCCGTGGTTCGCGAAGGTCTGGGAGGAGGCGACGAAGGGCCGCGAGGCGACCCTGGTCCTCGTCGGAGACGGACCCGAGGTCATCGCGCGGAGCGAACGCGTCCGCGTCCTGCCGTCCGTCGACGACGCCGCGGGCCTCTACGCCGCGGCGGACGCCTTCGTGCTCCCGTCCGTCTCCGAGGGGCTGTCGAACTCTTTGCTCGAGGCGATGGCCTCCGGGCTGCCCGTCGTCGCGAGCGCAGTGGGGGGGACGGCGCAGATATTGGAGGACGGTAAGACGGGCCTGTTGTTCGGCAAGGACGATGAAAAGAAAGCGATCCAACAAATAGAACGGATTTTGAACGACAACGAATCGAGGACTCGTATAGGTGCCGCGGCGAGGCTCGAGGTCGAGCGACGGTACGCGATGCCCATCGTCGTGGAACGGCTATTGGACCTTTACCGGGAAAATCCATGA
- a CDS encoding flippase-like domain-containing protein codes for MSRKKVLSGVVAFTITGLFLWLALRKVEFAALAEALKSARVGWLIPMIAIVYLDLLVRAARWRVLLSRARERPAPVWDLFKLEAIGLAVNNVLLLRLGELARAGLAARRLGIPAAAALASVAIERALDVAALLTIFVLATRLAPGIAPAQVVQGALLLLAGAIAALIVLAAAESSLAPDGFAEKRLRPWPKLHRFVEQLALGAAVLRSPAAAAWASVLSLALWTVDAALYWTAAYALGLGGIMDYPRAVLTLSWAGASSAIPAAPGAIGTFEAVVASILEKFGAAPELALAYALMTHMIMYLLVTVTGLVFLSREGVSLATLSEEVERGK; via the coding sequence GTGAGCCGGAAGAAAGTCCTGTCGGGCGTCGTCGCCTTCACGATCACGGGTCTCTTCCTGTGGCTGGCCCTGCGCAAGGTCGAGTTCGCGGCGCTCGCCGAGGCGCTCAAGTCGGCGCGCGTCGGCTGGCTGATCCCGATGATCGCCATCGTCTATCTCGACCTCCTCGTGCGCGCCGCGCGCTGGCGGGTGCTGCTCTCCCGCGCGCGCGAGCGGCCCGCGCCGGTGTGGGACCTGTTCAAGCTCGAGGCCATCGGCCTCGCCGTCAACAACGTCCTGCTGCTGCGCCTCGGCGAGCTGGCGCGAGCCGGCCTGGCGGCCCGCCGCCTCGGGATCCCGGCCGCCGCCGCCCTGGCGAGCGTGGCCATCGAGCGGGCGCTCGACGTGGCCGCCCTCCTGACCATCTTCGTGCTCGCCACCCGGTTGGCGCCCGGCATCGCCCCGGCGCAGGTCGTGCAGGGGGCGCTGCTGCTGCTCGCCGGCGCGATCGCGGCCCTGATCGTCCTGGCGGCGGCGGAGAGCTCGCTGGCGCCCGACGGCTTCGCGGAGAAGCGTCTTCGCCCCTGGCCGAAGCTCCACCGCTTCGTCGAGCAGCTGGCCTTGGGCGCCGCGGTGCTGCGCTCTCCCGCCGCGGCCGCCTGGGCGTCCGTGCTGAGCCTCGCGCTGTGGACCGTGGACGCGGCGCTGTACTGGACGGCGGCGTACGCGCTCGGCCTGGGCGGGATCATGGACTACCCGCGCGCGGTGCTGACTCTGTCGTGGGCCGGCGCGAGCTCGGCGATCCCGGCCGCCCCCGGCGCGATCGGCACCTTCGAGGCCGTCGTCGCTTCGATCCTGGAGAAGTTCGGCGCCGCGCCGGAGCTCGCCCTGGCCTACGCGCTGATGACCCATATGATCATGTATCTTCTGGTGACCGTCACCGGTCTCGTGTTCCTGTCGCGCGAGGGCGTGTCCCTCGCGACGCTGAGCGAGGAGGTCGAGCGCGGCAAATGA
- a CDS encoding O-antigen ligase family protein, with product MLAGLVGSVVASGLLLRGAWDLWAQSLVLLGLLAAGAAWLCARLASGWLPRPDPRTLSWAAALAALSGLSAWASPVPAYSRPAWAAAAAGLALFPLISVLDAEGRERVERFLRAAGWVLVLLAFYQRLQGETRPAASFLNQNAFAGAILLLLPVTARAGDWALAAGLLACLWWTRSVGAWLGLSVALILHRRAVGAVAFWLGSSAGFVGLVAAYAKIQSPETLHRVEWWKAAWRMAASARWLGLGPGSYAYALPAHAPVRPDLSTLFAHQHFLETAAERGWPYLLLWIVGLVLLLKPAPAGRRFGPAAALIHGLVDYALSVPGVFWLFCASTALATPDSGRSVNVPLRWRPVLCAVVLAAASVSGVFVWRGWSADRLRARAVFAIREGRLDDAADMLAASETLSPHPEAARYRAELALIRGGRTEEAAAHLARAIALDPYRASNRAMLATLKEPHER from the coding sequence GTGCTCGCCGGCCTGGTCGGTTCCGTCGTCGCCTCGGGGCTTCTCCTGCGAGGGGCGTGGGACCTCTGGGCCCAGTCCCTGGTCCTCCTCGGCCTCCTGGCGGCCGGCGCGGCCTGGCTGTGCGCCCGCCTCGCCTCGGGCTGGCTTCCCCGTCCCGATCCGCGCACCCTCTCCTGGGCCGCCGCGCTGGCCGCGCTCTCCGGCTTGTCCGCGTGGGCGAGCCCGGTTCCCGCTTACTCCCGCCCGGCCTGGGCCGCGGCGGCCGCGGGGCTCGCGCTGTTTCCGCTCATCTCCGTGCTCGATGCCGAGGGACGCGAGCGCGTCGAGCGCTTCCTGCGGGCCGCGGGCTGGGTCCTGGTCCTGCTCGCCTTCTATCAGCGGCTGCAAGGCGAGACCCGCCCGGCCGCGTCCTTCCTCAATCAGAACGCGTTCGCCGGGGCGATCCTCCTGCTGCTTCCCGTCACCGCGCGCGCGGGGGACTGGGCGCTGGCCGCGGGGCTGCTCGCGTGCCTGTGGTGGACGCGGTCGGTCGGAGCGTGGCTCGGCCTGTCGGTCGCGCTGATCCTGCACCGGCGGGCGGTGGGCGCGGTCGCCTTCTGGCTCGGCTCCAGCGCGGGCTTCGTCGGCCTCGTCGCGGCCTACGCCAAGATCCAGTCGCCGGAGACTTTGCACCGCGTCGAGTGGTGGAAGGCGGCGTGGCGCATGGCCGCGTCGGCGCGCTGGCTCGGCCTCGGACCCGGCTCGTACGCCTACGCGCTGCCGGCGCACGCCCCGGTCCGCCCCGACCTGTCGACCTTGTTCGCCCACCAGCATTTTCTCGAGACGGCGGCGGAGCGGGGCTGGCCGTATCTACTCCTGTGGATCGTCGGGCTCGTCTTGCTCCTCAAGCCCGCTCCCGCGGGGCGGCGTTTCGGCCCGGCGGCGGCGCTGATCCACGGCCTCGTCGATTACGCGCTCTCCGTGCCGGGGGTGTTCTGGCTTTTCTGCGCGTCGACGGCGCTCGCGACGCCGGACTCGGGACGCTCCGTCAACGTCCCGCTGCGTTGGCGGCCCGTCCTGTGCGCCGTCGTCCTCGCCGCCGCCTCCGTGTCGGGAGTCTTCGTCTGGCGCGGCTGGTCGGCCGACCGCCTGCGGGCGCGGGCGGTCTTCGCGATCCGCGAAGGTCGCCTCGACGACGCGGCCGATATGCTCGCGGCCTCCGAGACGCTGTCGCCTCATCCCGAGGCCGCGCGCTACCGGGCCGAGCTCGCGCTGATCCGCGGCGGGCGGACCGAGGAGGCCGCCGCGCACCTGGCGCGCGCGATCGCCCTCGACCCCTACCGCGCCTCGAACCGGGCCATGCTGGCGACCTTGAAGGAGCCGCATGAACGCTGA
- the pilQ gene encoding type IV pilus secretin PilQ has protein sequence MINQQMKKALSAALAVILAVPGGVAPALAADAAPAPAVFQGVEVTDDMVTIKLSTAVLYNSFLTQTPPRLVMELLDTKHEGPTQSAKGKGSFLSGVRSSQFEKSPRLITRVVMDLVKMAGYKVATTKYGLSVQIVGSVGDGPEAAAAPKAPAAAPAPKLPAVKPVVAKRAAAAAAPAPAPASAAPAANVPVTAASAPAPEPAPKAKPLGNISAAQAMRRAGLDKTMTTELAASAQSSDITKTKSEDPVDEDEDVARRAPGGRIFRDIMSRLPRDIVTLDFDNTDIRDVIRLLAAKAKINIVFGPDVSGSLTLHLTDVPFNEAFRTALSMMKLTTDQVGDNILRVITPAELTKQRTTSTAITKVYVLNYAKAAEVKATIDSVRSAEGRGGSSTADIKTNTLIVTDSLEGQLSTENLISQMDQRPRQVLIETKIVEINANSGLNYGVQWDYQGVQRGKIAGQMGTSLIGTTVSPVKSASPTLPPLDANATIAEGLGASGRGTGVALAADRVFGALTLGRITNNFILNATLTAAASEGKAKILSEPKIATLNNQPANINVTTQIPYVTSNVASTGVQTQTVSYVTTGIQLTVTPSINADGRITLQVNPNVSQPSATAAASSTGAPAVDARTANTTVLVRDGETIVIGGLITDTLQDTISKVPLLGDIPILGWLFKKKTKTRVRAELLIFVTTRILPD, from the coding sequence ATGATCAATCAACAGATGAAGAAGGCCCTGTCCGCGGCGCTCGCCGTCATCCTCGCGGTCCCCGGGGGCGTCGCCCCCGCGCTCGCGGCCGACGCGGCCCCGGCTCCGGCCGTCTTCCAGGGCGTCGAAGTCACCGACGACATGGTCACGATCAAGCTCAGCACCGCCGTGCTGTACAACAGCTTCCTGACGCAGACGCCTCCCCGCCTCGTGATGGAGCTCCTCGACACCAAGCACGAAGGGCCGACCCAGTCCGCCAAGGGCAAGGGCTCGTTCCTCTCCGGCGTGCGCTCGAGCCAGTTCGAGAAGTCGCCGCGCCTGATCACCCGCGTCGTGATGGATCTCGTCAAGATGGCCGGCTATAAGGTCGCCACGACCAAGTACGGCCTGTCCGTGCAGATCGTCGGCTCGGTCGGCGACGGGCCCGAGGCGGCCGCCGCCCCGAAGGCTCCCGCCGCCGCGCCCGCTCCCAAGCTTCCCGCCGTCAAGCCCGTCGTCGCCAAGCGCGCGGCAGCCGCCGCGGCTCCGGCTCCGGCGCCCGCGTCCGCCGCGCCGGCGGCGAACGTCCCCGTTACGGCCGCGTCCGCGCCGGCGCCCGAACCCGCGCCCAAGGCGAAGCCTCTCGGCAACATCTCCGCCGCGCAGGCCATGCGCCGAGCGGGCCTCGACAAGACGATGACCACCGAACTCGCGGCTTCCGCGCAGTCTTCCGACATCACGAAGACCAAGTCCGAGGACCCCGTCGACGAGGACGAGGACGTCGCGCGGCGCGCGCCCGGAGGGCGCATCTTCCGGGACATCATGAGCCGCCTGCCGCGCGACATCGTCACGCTCGATTTCGACAACACCGACATCCGCGACGTCATCCGCCTCCTCGCGGCCAAGGCCAAGATCAACATCGTCTTCGGACCCGACGTCTCCGGCTCGTTGACCCTGCATCTGACGGACGTCCCCTTCAACGAGGCGTTCCGGACCGCCCTGTCGATGATGAAGCTGACGACCGACCAGGTCGGCGACAACATCCTGCGCGTGATCACCCCGGCCGAGCTCACCAAGCAGCGCACGACCTCGACGGCGATCACGAAGGTCTACGTCCTGAACTACGCGAAGGCCGCCGAGGTCAAGGCGACGATCGACTCGGTGCGCTCCGCCGAGGGCCGCGGCGGCAGCTCGACCGCGGACATCAAGACGAACACCTTGATCGTGACCGACTCCCTCGAGGGCCAGCTGTCCACGGAGAACCTCATCTCGCAGATGGACCAGCGCCCGCGCCAGGTCCTCATCGAGACGAAGATCGTCGAGATCAACGCCAACTCCGGCCTCAACTACGGCGTGCAGTGGGACTACCAGGGCGTCCAGCGCGGCAAGATCGCCGGCCAGATGGGGACCAGCCTGATCGGCACGACCGTCAGCCCGGTCAAGTCGGCGAGCCCCACCTTGCCTCCTCTCGACGCGAACGCGACCATCGCCGAGGGCCTCGGCGCGTCCGGCCGCGGCACCGGCGTGGCGCTCGCCGCCGACCGCGTGTTCGGCGCCCTGACCCTGGGCCGCATCACGAACAACTTCATCCTCAACGCGACTTTGACCGCGGCGGCATCCGAGGGCAAGGCGAAGATCCTGTCCGAGCCGAAGATCGCCACGCTCAACAACCAGCCCGCCAACATCAACGTCACGACGCAGATCCCCTACGTGACCTCGAACGTGGCCTCGACCGGCGTGCAGACTCAGACGGTGAGCTACGTGACCACCGGCATCCAGCTGACGGTCACGCCGAGCATCAACGCCGACGGCCGCATCACGCTCCAGGTCAACCCGAACGTGAGCCAGCCCTCGGCGACGGCCGCCGCGAGCAGCACGGGCGCGCCCGCCGTCGACGCGCGCACGGCCAACACGACCGTGCTCGTGCGCGACGGCGAGACGATCGTGATCGGCGGCCTCATCACCGACACGCTTCAGGACACGATCTCCAAGGTCCCCCTGCTCGGCGACATCCCGATCCTGGGCTGGCTGTTCAAGAAGAAGACCAAGACCCGCGTCCGCGCGGAGCTCCTGATCTTCGTGACGACGAGAATCCTGCCCGACTAG
- a CDS encoding methyltransferase domain-containing protein produces MKLSLLGVLACPVCGGDLKFSVLESYPRHDTEVEEAALACKLCAREYPVTGGVPRLRPPDPVARATAKTRDAFGWEWLRYPGSLPGDKETFLEETMIPPHEFAGKLVLDAGCGMGRYSAVALELGADVVAIDMSESLIRVAERARSQPKLHPVEGDLLHPPFKKGIFDVVYSQGVLHHTADTRAAFKAVAALVKPRGLLSVWLYGKAGRFSDFATNPLKPGRDWIAKHRRLAWWIVLLRHVVSDFVRVFTTRLPVSLVYALCRPLTWLGAVPGLKWFTYSVDPRYQVRLIENFDWISPPYQWHHTKEELLRWYAEAGFSVVNVLPHGLVPKPGALGRRNR; encoded by the coding sequence ATGAAGCTGAGCCTTCTCGGCGTACTGGCGTGCCCCGTCTGCGGCGGCGACCTCAAGTTCTCCGTCCTCGAGTCCTATCCGCGCCACGACACCGAGGTCGAGGAGGCCGCGCTCGCCTGCAAGCTGTGCGCCCGGGAATACCCGGTGACCGGCGGCGTGCCGCGCCTGCGTCCTCCGGACCCGGTCGCGCGCGCGACGGCCAAGACGCGCGACGCGTTCGGCTGGGAATGGCTGCGCTATCCCGGCTCGCTGCCCGGCGACAAGGAGACCTTCCTCGAGGAGACGATGATCCCGCCGCACGAGTTCGCGGGCAAGCTCGTCCTCGACGCGGGCTGCGGCATGGGCCGCTACAGCGCGGTCGCGCTCGAGCTCGGCGCCGACGTCGTCGCAATCGACATGTCCGAGAGCCTGATCCGCGTGGCGGAGCGCGCGCGCTCCCAGCCGAAGCTCCACCCCGTCGAGGGCGACCTGCTCCACCCGCCGTTCAAGAAAGGGATATTCGACGTCGTCTACAGCCAGGGCGTCCTGCACCACACGGCCGACACGCGCGCCGCGTTCAAGGCCGTGGCCGCCCTCGTCAAGCCGCGCGGCCTCCTCTCGGTCTGGCTGTACGGCAAAGCCGGGCGCTTCTCCGATTTCGCGACGAACCCCCTCAAGCCCGGCCGCGACTGGATCGCGAAGCACCGGCGCCTCGCCTGGTGGATCGTGCTCCTGCGCCACGTCGTCAGCGACTTCGTCCGCGTGTTCACGACCCGCCTGCCGGTGTCGCTCGTCTACGCGCTGTGCCGTCCGCTGACCTGGCTCGGCGCGGTGCCCGGCCTGAAGTGGTTCACCTACTCGGTGGACCCGCGCTATCAGGTGCGCCTCATCGAGAACTTCGACTGGATCTCGCCGCCCTATCAGTGGCACCACACGAAGGAGGAGCTGCTGCGCTGGTACGCCGAGGCGGGTTTCTCCGTCGTCAACGTCCTGCCGCACGGGCTCGTGCCCAAGCCCGGCGCGCTCGGCCGCAGGAATCGATGA